Proteins encoded by one window of Akkermansia muciniphila ATCC BAA-835:
- a CDS encoding UTP--glucose-1-phosphate uridylyltransferase, with the protein MSTFTPFAEKMESAGVSAAAVNAFSRCYEALVSNHSGMIPETDILPADQVEDWQDITASTPAADKDLISRCVCIKLNGGLGTSMGLQKAKSLLKVKGEDTFLDLIVRQVKHLRSISGTPVRLLLMNSFSTSADTLAYLEKYAADGFADRAEVELLQNRVPKILADGLSPASCPEQPELEWCPPGHGDLYPALLGSGWLDRLLEDGVKYAFVSNSDNLGAQLDMNFLRWFAESGAPFVMEVTRRTVADRKGGHLAVRKSDGQLILREVAQCPDEDIPEFQNISRHRYFNTNTLWIRLDALKEILDANGGVLPLPMIRNKKTLNPRDPESAPVYQLETAMGAGIECFPGARAVNVPRSRFFPVKTTSDLFLLRSDAIAVDEHGNVALAPERQGNTPVVDLDSKLYKLVDSLDGLGLPSLIGMDKLTLRGRFHFQDGAVLRGTLLMENDSDETKEILPGVYAGA; encoded by the coding sequence ATGAGTACGTTCACTCCTTTTGCGGAAAAGATGGAGTCCGCCGGCGTTTCAGCCGCGGCCGTCAACGCTTTCTCCCGTTGTTATGAAGCCCTTGTTTCCAACCACTCCGGCATGATTCCGGAAACGGACATCCTGCCCGCCGACCAGGTGGAAGACTGGCAGGACATCACGGCCTCCACCCCCGCGGCGGACAAGGACCTGATTTCCCGTTGCGTATGCATCAAGCTCAACGGCGGCCTCGGCACGAGCATGGGCCTCCAGAAAGCGAAAAGCCTGCTGAAAGTAAAAGGAGAGGATACGTTCCTGGATTTGATCGTCAGGCAGGTGAAGCATCTGCGCTCCATCTCCGGCACGCCTGTGCGCCTTCTGCTGATGAACTCTTTCTCCACCAGCGCGGACACGCTGGCCTACCTGGAAAAATACGCGGCGGACGGCTTTGCGGACCGCGCCGAAGTGGAGCTGCTGCAAAACCGCGTTCCCAAAATCCTGGCGGACGGCCTCTCCCCGGCCAGCTGCCCGGAACAGCCGGAGCTGGAATGGTGCCCGCCAGGCCATGGGGACCTGTATCCGGCCCTGCTGGGGTCCGGCTGGCTGGACCGCCTGCTGGAGGATGGCGTTAAATACGCTTTTGTCTCCAATTCCGACAATCTGGGCGCCCAGCTTGACATGAACTTCCTCCGCTGGTTTGCGGAAAGCGGCGCCCCCTTCGTCATGGAAGTCACCCGCCGCACGGTGGCGGACAGGAAAGGCGGCCACCTGGCTGTCAGGAAATCGGACGGCCAGTTGATTCTGCGGGAAGTGGCCCAGTGCCCGGATGAGGACATTCCTGAATTCCAGAACATTTCCAGGCACCGCTATTTCAACACCAATACGCTCTGGATACGCCTGGACGCCCTCAAGGAAATTCTGGACGCCAACGGCGGCGTACTCCCGCTGCCCATGATCCGTAATAAAAAGACGCTCAACCCCCGCGATCCGGAATCCGCCCCGGTGTACCAGCTGGAAACGGCCATGGGCGCGGGCATCGAATGCTTCCCCGGCGCCAGGGCCGTCAACGTCCCGCGTTCCCGTTTCTTCCCCGTCAAAACCACTTCCGACCTGTTCCTGCTCCGTTCGGACGCCATCGCCGTGGATGAACACGGCAACGTGGCCCTGGCGCCGGAACGGCAGGGCAACACCCCGGTGGTGGACCTGGATTCCAAACTGTACAAGCTGGTGGATTCCCTGGACGGGCTGGGCCTGCCCTCCCTGATAGGCATGGACAAGCTGACCCTGCGCGGCCGCTTCCACTTCCAGGACGGAGCCGTTCTCCGGGGCACCTTGCTGATGGAAAACGACTCCGACGAAACGAAGGAAATCCTCCCGGGCGTCTATGCCGGAGCCTGA
- a CDS encoding methyltransferase domain-containing protein, with the protein MDWNAEWYENKHGFVAEYGRELLSCVPENPDQSILDLGCGTGTLTHALLEKSASVTGLDSSPEMIAKARQLYPGMDFRVLDARLMPWRNRFDIVFSNAALHWIPDHGTLLNAVSRVLKPQGKLVCEFGAHLNILRIREAFRTALERRNLPYTTRFYFPAAEEYGSVLEQAGLRPETMKEFDRPTPLKGGPDGLRNWACQFFREDLNNLREEQRIQIFKEMEDSLKDELWDGSQWVADYRRIRVTAAR; encoded by the coding sequence ATGGACTGGAACGCTGAATGGTACGAAAACAAACACGGTTTTGTCGCGGAATACGGCAGGGAACTGCTCTCCTGCGTACCGGAAAATCCAGACCAGTCCATTCTGGACCTGGGCTGCGGAACCGGTACGCTGACGCACGCTCTGCTGGAGAAATCGGCGTCCGTCACCGGCCTGGACTCCTCTCCGGAAATGATAGCAAAAGCCCGCCAGCTCTATCCCGGCATGGACTTCCGCGTGCTGGACGCCCGCCTCATGCCCTGGCGCAACAGATTTGACATCGTTTTCTCCAATGCGGCCCTCCATTGGATACCGGACCATGGGACTCTCTTAAATGCCGTTTCCCGCGTCCTGAAACCGCAGGGGAAACTGGTCTGCGAATTCGGAGCCCACCTCAATATTCTCCGCATCAGGGAAGCTTTTCGGACAGCCCTGGAACGCAGGAACCTCCCGTACACAACGCGTTTTTACTTTCCCGCCGCGGAAGAATACGGCAGCGTTCTGGAACAAGCCGGGCTCCGCCCGGAAACAATGAAGGAATTTGACCGCCCTACGCCGCTGAAAGGCGGTCCTGACGGCCTGCGCAACTGGGCGTGTCAATTCTTCCGGGAAGACTTGAACAACCTCCGCGAAGAACAGCGCATCCAGATTTTCAAGGAAATGGAGGATTCCCTGAAAGATGAGTTATGGGACGGTTCCCAATGGGTGGCGGACTACCGGCGGATCCGGGTGACGGCAGCCAGATAA
- the coaD gene encoding pantetheine-phosphate adenylyltransferase, with protein sequence MKRIAVYAGSFDPLTNGHLWMIRQGARMFDELIVAMGDNPDKRYTFSHEERMDMLRVALSDMPDVRIAEFHNRFLVDFANEHGATFMLRGIRSTQDYEYERVMRHINADMAPKVCTVFLMPPRDTAELSSSMVKGLIGPEGWEGQVSRYVPHNVFAMLKEKYREVFPCS encoded by the coding sequence ATGAAGCGCATCGCCGTGTATGCCGGTAGTTTCGACCCTCTGACCAACGGTCATTTATGGATGATCAGGCAGGGGGCGAGGATGTTTGATGAACTGATTGTGGCCATGGGCGATAATCCGGACAAGCGTTATACGTTTTCCCATGAGGAGCGCATGGATATGCTGCGGGTGGCGCTTTCCGACATGCCGGATGTGCGCATTGCCGAGTTCCACAACCGCTTTCTGGTGGATTTTGCCAATGAACACGGGGCCACGTTCATGCTGCGCGGCATCCGTTCCACGCAGGATTACGAGTATGAACGCGTGATGCGCCATATCAATGCGGATATGGCCCCCAAGGTCTGTACGGTGTTCCTGATGCCTCCCCGGGATACGGCGGAGTTGTCCTCCAGCATGGTGAAAGGGTTGATTGGGCCGGAAGGCTGGGAGGGCCAGGTGAGCCGCTATGTTCCCCACAATGTATTCGCCATGTTGAAGGAGAAGTACCGTGAGGTTTTTCCGTGTTCCTAG
- a CDS encoding peptide chain release factor family protein, which yields MVRPEKLAALRERMEALGIREQDLEESFVRGSGRGGQKVNKTNNCVYLRHTPTGIAVKCHADRSRELNRFLARRELCDAVEQMQTGRCAARTRVIQRMRKQKDRRRRRRSAPAPSPPDSE from the coding sequence ATGGTCAGGCCTGAAAAACTGGCAGCTCTCCGGGAACGGATGGAGGCCCTGGGCATCCGTGAACAGGATCTGGAGGAAAGCTTTGTCCGCGGAAGCGGGCGAGGCGGCCAGAAAGTAAATAAAACCAACAACTGCGTTTACCTCAGGCACACGCCCACGGGCATCGCCGTCAAATGCCATGCGGACAGATCCAGGGAACTCAACCGCTTTCTGGCGCGCAGGGAACTGTGCGATGCTGTGGAACAAATGCAAACGGGCCGATGCGCCGCAAGAACCCGCGTCATCCAGCGCATGAGAAAGCAGAAAGACAGAAGGAGGCGGAGGCGTTCCGCCCCTGCCCCCTCTCCACCGGACAGCGAATAA
- a CDS encoding tetratricopeptide repeat protein — protein MLKMIFLLARRMFIRLLLVLLPLGLFMFLAQAIPLSPLQSLLVLVPVIAFEVWLVIRHLLPVMGELVTKTLYSSNITTDEEVLVEASRRMLNSGDPQGALELLERYRKENPGLVRSWLMESSLLNDMRRYADSVNVLQKGLEYGGWRKEDRALFLYKIGAIYESQLNNPDRARKYWEEAADKYPDTAYGRSARDKVMF, from the coding sequence ATGTTGAAAATGATTTTTCTGCTGGCCCGGCGCATGTTTATACGGCTGCTGCTGGTGCTGCTTCCGCTGGGCCTGTTTATGTTCCTGGCGCAGGCCATTCCCCTTTCCCCTCTGCAATCCCTGCTGGTGCTGGTTCCGGTGATTGCCTTTGAAGTGTGGCTCGTCATCAGGCATCTGCTGCCCGTCATGGGGGAGCTGGTGACCAAGACGCTGTATTCCTCCAATATTACTACGGATGAGGAAGTGCTGGTGGAGGCTTCCAGGCGCATGCTGAATTCCGGGGATCCCCAGGGCGCTCTGGAATTGCTGGAACGCTACCGGAAGGAGAATCCGGGGCTGGTGCGTTCCTGGCTCATGGAATCCAGCCTGCTGAACGATATGCGCCGGTACGCGGATTCCGTCAACGTCCTTCAGAAAGGACTGGAATACGGAGGGTGGCGCAAGGAGGACCGGGCTCTGTTCCTGTACAAGATAGGAGCCATTTACGAGTCCCAGCTCAATAACCCGGACAGGGCCCGGAAGTATTGGGAGGAAGCTGCGGATAAATATCCCG